In the Staphylococcus condimenti genome, one interval contains:
- a CDS encoding YSIRK signal domain/LPXTG anchor domain surface protein has translation MKKKQLFSLRKLSVGIASVSLGTLVFLGGAQAANAETTQAEKDAQAVNAQVELAKKAGAELEAKENTQKQVETAQNVSKEQVEKGQAEVNALNGISKETKDIYNKKIADAATADIPGILQDAKAVNAQVELAQKAAKEQEAKAKAAKELNTITQVAYNTVNNLHNLTDQQKDAFINQILHDSGNNNGQNINAIVENAKQLDTNNGNEKHAREAGANTVEKKEAKELETLTTVAIDQVNGLHNLTDQQKEAFVKQIKNDSANNKGQNLKGIVTNARQLDTNNGNEKHAREAGANTGLSQDVAEKVKKAHNEVDALKNLTPEQKAAAHSKLNDDAHNNVKNIDKVVKDAKALDATQAPKKDKDPKEPNVKPEKRQKAEQTPKKDNKSDKDDKKVKSDKGTKQGSAVTTGSDKVAQPGKDQTAKVTTEQKTDQNLAQAKVTKNEAKAQQKAEAAKKQLPETGEQDQVLFGMLAGTLFASAGTLFLVQARRKENE, from the coding sequence ATGAAGAAAAAACAACTTTTCTCTTTAAGAAAATTATCAGTAGGTATCGCCTCAGTATCATTAGGAACATTAGTATTTTTAGGTGGAGCTCAAGCTGCAAATGCTGAAACTACACAAGCTGAAAAAGACGCTCAAGCAGTTAATGCTCAAGTTGAACTTGCTAAAAAAGCTGGTGCTGAACTAGAAGCTAAAGAAAATACTCAAAAACAAGTCGAAACTGCTCAAAACGTTTCAAAAGAACAAGTAGAAAAAGGTCAAGCTGAAGTAAATGCTTTAAATGGTATTTCTAAAGAAACTAAAGATATTTACAACAAAAAAATCGCTGATGCTGCTACAGCTGACATCCCTGGTATCTTACAAGACGCTAAAGCTGTAAACGCTCAAGTAGAATTGGCTCAAAAAGCTGCGAAAGAACAAGAGGCTAAAGCGAAAGCTGCGAAAGAGTTAAACACGATTACTCAAGTTGCTTATAATACAGTTAACAACTTACACAACTTAACTGACCAACAAAAAGATGCGTTTATTAACCAAATCTTACATGATAGCGGAAATAACAATGGTCAAAACATTAATGCTATTGTTGAAAATGCTAAACAATTAGATACTAACAACGGCAATGAAAAACACGCAAGAGAAGCTGGCGCTAATACTGTTGAAAAGAAAGAAGCTAAAGAATTAGAAACTTTAACTACAGTTGCAATTGACCAAGTAAACGGTCTTCACAACTTAACTGATCAACAAAAAGAAGCTTTTGTTAAACAAATCAAAAATGACAGTGCTAACAACAAAGGCCAAAACTTGAAAGGTATCGTTACTAACGCTAGACAATTAGATACTAACAACGGCAATGAAAAACATGCAAGAGAAGCTGGCGCTAATACTGGTCTTTCTCAAGATGTAGCTGAAAAAGTTAAAAAAGCACATAATGAAGTAGACGCTTTGAAAAACTTAACACCTGAACAAAAAGCTGCTGCACACAGCAAACTTAATGACGATGCACATAATAACGTGAAAAACATTGATAAAGTTGTGAAAGATGCTAAAGCTTTAGATGCTACACAAGCACCTAAAAAAGATAAAGATCCTAAAGAACCAAACGTAAAACCTGAAAAAAGACAAAAAGCTGAACAAACACCTAAGAAAGATAATAAATCTGATAAAGACGATAAAAAAGTTAAATCAGATAAAGGTACTAAACAAGGTTCAGCAGTAACTACTGGTAGTGATAAAGTAGCTCAACCTGGTAAAGATCAAACTGCTAAAGTTACAACTGAACAAAAAACAGATCAAAACTTAGCACAAGCAAAAGTTACTAAAAACGAAGCTAAAGCACAACAAAAAGCTGAAGCTGCTAAAAAACAATTACCAGAAACTGGTGAACAAGATCAAGTATTATTCGGAATGCTTGCAGGTACATTGTTCGCAAGTGCTGGAACATTATTCTTAGTACAAGCACGTCGTAAAGAAAACGAATAA
- a CDS encoding haloacid dehalogenase type II, whose protein sequence is MYKVIVFDAYGTLFDTSSVKEKLDEYAGNKSEAVSKLWRNTQLKHTFLRQVMGRYITFDDITKQALEYALEQNKVPYNHQDINTIFDEYLKLDLFKEVPNALKSLLDLQKKLSVFSNGSMDMLDPVIENAGISDKLDSIISANDIKQYKPSQASYALVLKYYPVKRDEVLFVSSNTWDISGAANFGFDTAWVNRNQNIFDKNGPLPKITVQDLDELVHWLKLN, encoded by the coding sequence ATGTATAAAGTAATTGTATTTGATGCTTATGGAACATTATTTGATACATCATCTGTAAAAGAAAAATTAGATGAGTATGCAGGAAATAAGAGTGAAGCTGTATCTAAATTGTGGCGAAATACTCAGCTTAAACATACTTTCTTACGCCAAGTAATGGGACGTTATATCACATTTGACGACATCACTAAACAAGCTTTAGAATATGCGCTCGAACAAAACAAAGTACCTTACAACCACCAAGATATTAATACAATTTTTGATGAATATTTGAAGCTGGATTTATTTAAAGAAGTTCCTAATGCACTTAAATCCTTATTGGACTTACAGAAAAAACTATCTGTTTTTTCAAATGGCAGTATGGATATGCTAGACCCTGTGATTGAAAATGCTGGCATTTCAGATAAATTAGATTCTATCATTAGTGCAAACGATATTAAACAATATAAGCCAAGCCAAGCTAGCTATGCACTTGTTTTAAAATATTATCCTGTAAAACGTGACGAAGTCCTTTTCGTTTCGTCTAACACTTGGGATATTTCTGGTGCAGCAAATTTTGGATTCGATACTGCTTGGGTGAATCGCAATCAAAACATTTTTGATAAAAATGGACCATTGCCAAAAATTACAGTTCAAGATTTAGATGAATTAGTTCATTGGTTGAAACTCAATTAA
- a CDS encoding helix-turn-helix transcriptional regulator, translating into MEQSHRILSIYTRLIQQKVVNKEKLSQEWNVSPRTIQRDIDNIRNFLYDTDEWHGYRNEIIYNHRSASYIMNNTNEDNATSIYFLITLLQTVTPVVDQQVYNYLNLLIKTFHSKHENELLLQLEKLKVGNRYQALHNLTVANRAINQQQKLYLRDGQEITPLYIRYQGFTFNLVYHYNQKAKITNLRKTDITFSPEHFAPHHSQKHYQQITFEMQTSLYESMQYFYENRIVKTSKDSYCIAQFKMCAEDAVNLCFSCRKQIRILKPDNVRREVLHQLLKLQETYMINHEPSDY; encoded by the coding sequence ATGGAACAATCTCATCGTATACTTAGTATTTATACACGTTTAATTCAACAAAAAGTTGTAAATAAAGAAAAACTTTCTCAAGAGTGGAACGTATCTCCTCGTACTATCCAAAGAGATATTGATAATATTCGTAATTTCTTATATGATACCGACGAGTGGCACGGTTATAGAAATGAAATCATTTATAATCACCGTTCTGCTTCATACATTATGAATAATACTAACGAAGATAACGCTACTTCTATCTACTTTCTCATTACATTGTTACAAACAGTAACACCAGTCGTTGATCAACAAGTTTACAATTATCTCAATTTATTAATCAAAACTTTTCATAGTAAACATGAAAATGAATTGCTGCTTCAATTAGAAAAATTAAAGGTTGGTAATCGATATCAAGCATTACATAATTTAACCGTAGCCAACCGCGCTATTAATCAACAACAAAAATTATATTTGCGTGATGGTCAAGAAATCACTCCTTTATACATCAGATATCAAGGGTTTACTTTCAACTTGGTTTATCATTATAATCAAAAAGCAAAGATAACAAATTTAAGAAAAACTGACATCACATTTAGCCCAGAACATTTCGCACCTCATCATTCCCAAAAGCATTACCAACAGATTACTTTTGAAATGCAGACTTCATTATATGAATCGATGCAGTATTTCTATGAGAACAGAATCGTTAAAACCTCTAAAGACAGTTACTGTATCGCACAATTTAAAATGTGTGCTGAAGACGCTGTAAATCTCTGCTTTTCTTGTCGGAAGCAAATTAGAATTTTAAAACCAGACAATGTTCGACGCGAAGTCTTACATCAACTATTAAAACTGCAAGAAACATATATGATTAATCATGAACCATCCGATTATTAA
- a CDS encoding AMP-binding protein, producing the protein MKNKSKVMVQTENSVLMRNIFERNLEKKAAYIEEWSNTQPQYSNQRIGISIADPAHFLTVYRAVQIAGKLPVVLDPKWTSEQFKEILKHYEITYLITDKKKDIDHIQQLTLESFEEYQNNEVKLSKIQKSPEDMLHIGFTSGTTGMPKAYYRNRFSWLVSYDANDAILNGVPSSIIAPGPLAHSLTLYALMYAHHHSVPCYMQTHYHPKQLLQQLQDHSGAAVFLVPSILEQLLQFETEKLSDIKVTFLTSGAKLEPHTIARFQEKLPHSEVIEFFGTSEASFISYHRVHDYQPHNVGQLFKGVTIKLSDDFGQELPKLTSTGQLHVQSDMVFSGYVDGMHISAQDDIATRDYARMTENGDLILEGRVNNKCIIGGMNVYPEEVERVIMQHIPVNHVMVDAMPHYELGEVLIAYYESKETLAIPDVKKELRKHLERYKIPMRWIKVPHMIWTSSGKIARRAMKEEFGRRNVRKG; encoded by the coding sequence ATGAAAAACAAATCAAAAGTGATGGTACAAACTGAAAATTCGGTATTAATGCGCAATATTTTTGAAAGAAACTTAGAAAAAAAGGCAGCATACATAGAAGAGTGGTCGAATACACAGCCGCAATATTCGAATCAGAGAATTGGTATCAGTATTGCAGATCCAGCTCATTTTCTCACTGTGTACCGTGCAGTACAAATAGCTGGGAAATTACCGGTAGTATTAGATCCTAAATGGACAAGTGAACAATTTAAAGAAATTTTAAAGCATTATGAAATCACATATTTGATTACTGATAAAAAGAAAGATATCGATCATATACAACAATTAACTTTAGAATCTTTTGAGGAATATCAAAATAATGAAGTAAAGTTATCAAAAATTCAGAAGTCGCCTGAGGACATGTTGCATATTGGTTTTACCTCTGGAACAACAGGAATGCCAAAAGCATATTATCGTAATCGCTTTTCATGGTTGGTAAGTTATGATGCTAATGATGCTATTTTAAATGGGGTTCCTTCCTCTATCATTGCACCAGGCCCATTAGCACACTCATTAACACTTTATGCATTGATGTATGCTCACCATCATAGTGTGCCATGTTACATGCAAACACATTATCACCCGAAACAATTGTTACAACAATTACAGGACCATTCAGGAGCAGCTGTATTTTTAGTGCCGTCGATACTGGAGCAATTATTGCAATTTGAGACCGAAAAACTTTCCGATATTAAAGTCACTTTTTTAACTTCTGGTGCTAAATTAGAACCGCATACTATTGCAAGATTTCAAGAAAAGTTACCTCACTCTGAAGTGATTGAATTTTTTGGAACGAGTGAAGCAAGCTTCATTTCCTATCATCGTGTTCATGACTATCAGCCGCATAATGTAGGTCAGCTATTTAAGGGTGTGACAATAAAATTAAGTGACGATTTTGGTCAAGAACTGCCGAAACTTACATCTACAGGGCAGCTTCATGTGCAAAGTGATATGGTGTTTTCTGGTTATGTAGATGGCATGCATATTTCTGCACAAGATGACATTGCTACAAGAGATTATGCACGAATGACAGAAAATGGTGACTTGATATTAGAAGGACGCGTAAATAATAAATGTATTATCGGAGGGATGAATGTCTATCCTGAAGAAGTAGAGCGTGTCATTATGCAGCATATTCCAGTTAACCATGTCATGGTAGATGCAATGCCTCATTATGAATTAGGAGAAGTATTGATTGCTTATTATGAAAGTAAAGAAACACTTGCAATACCTGATGTAAAAAAGGAATTGAGAAAACATCTTGAACGATACAAAATACCTATGCGATGGATTAAAGTGCCTCATATGATATGGACGTCAAGTGGAAAAATAGCGCGTCGAGCAATGAAAGAAGAATTCGGACGAAGAAATGTAAGGAAAGGATGA